One genomic window of Choloepus didactylus isolate mChoDid1 chromosome 27, mChoDid1.pri, whole genome shotgun sequence includes the following:
- the FFAR2 gene encoding free fatty acid receptor 2, which produces MLNWRSSLILTAYLVIFLTGLPANLLALRAFLGRVRQPQPAPVHILLLSLTLADLLLLVLLPFKIIEAAWDFRWYLPELLCALTGFGFYSSIYCSTWLLAGISIERYLGVAFPVQYKLSRRPIYGVIAAAIAWLMSFGHCTIVIIGQYWKTNETIQENHTLTCYKNFTKEQLEVVLPVRLELCLFLFVVPMLVTIFCYWRFVWIMLTQPHVGAHRRHRAVGLAVVSLLNFFVCFGPYNVSHLVGFYYKESPEWRAEAVVLSSLNASLDPLLFYFSSSAVRRAFGKGLQVLRNRGASLLGRKGRDPAEVTNGDRGVSQGEGVPSSDFTTD; this is translated from the coding sequence ATGCTGAACTGGCGCAGCTCCTTGATCCTCACGGCCTACCTCGTCATCTTCCTCACCGGTCTCCCTGCCAACCTCCTGGCGCTGCGGGCCTTCTTGGGGCGGGTCCGCCAGCCCCAACCCGCGCCCGTCCACATCCTTCTGCTCAGCCTGACGCTGGCGGACCTCCTGCTGCTCGTGCTGCTGCCCTTCAAGATCATCGAGGCTGCATGGGACTTCCGTTGGTATCTGCCCGAGCTCCTCTGTGCCCTCACTGGCTTCGGCTTCTACAGCAGCATCTACTGCAGCACATGGCTCCTGGCAGGCATCAGCATCGAGCGCTACCTGGGAGTGGCTTTTCCTGTGCAGTACAAGCTCTCCCGCCGGCCCATATATGGAGTGATTGCTGCCGCCATCGCCTGGCTCATGTCCTTTGGGCACTGCACCATTGTGATCATCGGCCAGTACTGGAAAACGAACGAGACCATCCAAGAGAATCACACACTGACCTGCTACAAGAACTTCACCAAAGAGCAGCTGGAAGTCGTGCTTCCCGTGCGGCTGGAGCTGTGCCTTTTCCTCTTTGTGGTCCCCATGTTGGTGACTATCTTCTGCTACTGGCGCTTCGTGTGGATCATGCTCACCCAGCCCCACGTGGGGGCCCACAGGCGGCACCGAGCTGTGGGGCTGGCTGTCGTGTCACTTCTTAACTTCTTCGTGTGCTTTGGGCCTTACAACGTCTCCCATCTAGTGGGGTTTTACTATAAGGAAAGCCCTGAGTGGCGGGCAGAAGCTGTGGTGCTCAGTTCACTCAACGCCAGCCTGGACCCCctgcttttctatttctcttcttcGGCGGTGCGCAGAGCCTTTGGAAAAGGGCTGCAGGTGCTGCGGAATCGGGGTGCCTCCCTGCTGGGACGCAAAGGCAGAGACCCTGCAGAGGTGACGAATGGGGACAGGGGTGTGAGCCAAGGGGAGGGAGTGCCAAGTTCGGACTTCACCACAGACTAG